The Trichoplusia ni isolate ovarian cell line Hi5 unplaced genomic scaffold, tn1 tig00003615, whole genome shotgun sequence genomic sequence TAATCGTGAGATCGGATCAAAAATATCtgatgtggctcctcaatccttACAGACACTGCAGTCACTTAAATTGACTTCACTTCATTTTAGTTCACCACTAAAAGTAATGGTATTCAGTCAtgttaattatatgtatgtttgttcagggtaaaaatgtttttcattaataatgtatgttgATAAGTTTAGTAAACAACTATTTACTCGACTAATGTCACCTAAGTGCATCGAATGAAAAATCACACATTATGTATCGCTCTTACATCCGGCTGTCAGTGACTTGAGCAACAGTTAGCATTTATACTCGAAGTGGCTTTGAACCATTGAGCTACACttataaatttagtaataaaaaaatgtttaaacagaCTCCATATAAAAGGTGTAACAGTATCGTTAAAAAATGCTTTGGTTCGACTGTGCGGTGTTCCACAAATCAGTAGTGAGCTCAAATTTGCTAATGAACCTTACTGCTtcataaaaaatgcaataatatttgtatattgcCACAAATTTGGGTCACACTGTACGGTCTACATAAATTACATGTCTGTAAAAACATCATCATATATAAGTAACAATTCCTTTACAACATTATCAACAAAACTGCATCAGCCTTACTAAGTATAAGtgtgaaacataattttaatacttttttaatacaactaatttaaaacatcaataatgaatactataaatattttttcacacaCAAAAAGCGCTGCGAAGCAGATCACAAATACTTcgaataatactttaaaaaaaaatagaacaatggAATATTTTGAACCAAAACCTAGTCTAGTACTACTTGCTGTTATTGTAGGCTGTATTGTCAGGTCTttcttattataacataaaatataactacTGTTCAAAATCAGTCTTATAATGTCACTTCAGGTCGCAAAAGGCATTTCTTACATAACTAAATTAGTAAAAGGTCACTGACTAGTGTCGCCAGAAATTTGAAAAGAGTTCAACGTTACCTCAGTCTTATTAGGAAGGAGGATAGTAATGAGgccaagtttttaatttaagcgACTTTGTCGCTtcgataaaacaataaactagtATTTCATTGAAAGTTACAAACAAGGCTAACTTAAATGGTCAATAACTTCCATTTTACGACAAATTTCATCGGCgcatatttataagaaaacataATCACTATTTTAGCGCGATAAATAGCTTATTTATCGTCACATAAAGCTGTAACTTCCTTTTCCAAGCTGACGGCTTTTTCCCAAGATTCCCAAAAATGTTCGATGTTAATACTACATTTCGATTGTCAAATTGCTGCTTTGAAATCTTGAATGTCCAGCTCGACCTGTCTATTTCATCATTACTGTCCCGCAAAAGCATTAGgtctttctatttatttacatacatgttATAAAATCGTttctgtataaaatattatctgaaaGGTATGGTACAAAATCAGTCTTATTTAATATCACATTAGGTCGCAATAGGCATTTCTTACATTACTAAATTAGCACGTATTCGCTGACTAGCTTCGTCATTAGATGTCAAGAATTCGACGTACCTCAGTCTAGGTTATTGGAAAGGAGGATAGTAATGAGGCTGAGAGGGGTATCGGCCCGCCCCGTACAGATTATAGTTGGGTGGCGGCGGCGCCGGAGGTTGTGCGGCCGCGGCCGGACGCTGCGGGGCGTGGGGGGCCGGGCCCCGAGCGGTACTATTATAAGGCGTGTTTACGTTTGGCATATCTGCAAGAGAGTCAGGCGGTTAGGGGCACACTGCACTTGCGCGTACAAGTCGGCTCGTAAGTCCGGCAAACTCATCACAGTGTCTCGTGAACTCACGGCTGAAGCTGGAGGGGTACTGCTGCGGGTAATACGGCCGGGAGGGCGGCGGTTGGTACGGCAGGTAGGTAGGGCCGGCTGGGCCGGTAGGTCGCACCGCTGGTCGCTGGGCCGGTGCCGctgggggcgcgggggcggcgggagagggcgcggcgggcgcgggaaGGGGCGCAGGGGGCGCGGGAGGGGGCGCGGCtggcgggggcgcggcgctTGCCGTGGGGAAAGCTCTGATCGCAGAACACGCGCCCCCGTAGCGCGCGGGCCCCGCCGTCGCGCCCTCCGCCTTCTGCCCGTTCAGGAAGTGGCTCAGCCCGTTCATGGCGCCGCTGCTGCTCGCACCTCTTCGCTCACCCAGGCTCTCGCTCGACCGCGCTTCGGCTGAAGGGCTTCTGTAGGAGCTTAACGTCGTGGCTGGAAACAATCGTGATTATGGCTCATTTTGCGCCCACATACTTACAGAGCATTTTCTGTTTTAATCGACGTTGAGACTTACAGTTCCGAAGCACGCCTAGTACTGCCTGTATGACATCCGTCGGCGCGTCGTTTATAGGTTCCGACCTCCTGGTCAACGCTGTCAGTGACTGTAATAGCGACAACTCGTCCATTCCAACACTAGGGACAGGCGGCTGAAAAAGAAGTTTGAGAAAGCtgcattattataataccatATTTTCTACTGGATATGTTGCACAGTCTGAAATACTTACAGAGTCCAGAAGACTTCTTGAGTTATTGAACACGCAATCCATCAACTGAAGCAGAAACTGTCGGGGCACTGTTGAAGTTGCCTAAAAAAAGGATTGTTAATTTAGCTTTCTTTTATCAAAGAAGCAGAACACATACTTGGAAGATCGAAAACGACATCACGAGTCCAGTAAATAATAGGGAcgttgacattttttttctttatttcgtaTTGGTGGTAATCTCTActctacatattataaaacagaagcgatttttctgtccctatttatCTATcccttaaatctttgaaactacttgacggattttttttaacagataaaGTGGTTCATGGAGatggtttttaagttttagtctATGCATAATTTAGTAGAGGAACATGGTCAATTTTAGaggtttcaaatatatttactattttttttcgctttcattgcaaacgctatACATCATTAACCACACgagatacatcaaaataatgttatacaatattgtacaacataaaaagatctaaaaaaaGTCCGCGACAGCATAtttctatcttttaaggtttaCTCACAATAACCACTTCTTTTGTAACCATTTCATTTTATACTTTCAtcgcaaacgctggcttaaccctACGACACAcatcaaaaaaatgttctacaatattgtacagcatAGAAAGATCTATAAAAAAAGTCCCCAAGAGCATatctctatcttttaaggttcaCTCATAATTACCACTTCTTTTGTaaccatttcattttattctttcATCGTaaacgctggcttaaccctACGACATACATCGAaaaaatgttctacaatattgtacaccataaaaagatttacaaaaaagtcTTAGACATCAtaatatgtctatcttttaagatTGACTCAGAATAACCACTCTTTtggctattaattttattccaaaacaaaacatttttgcggAGCTGTTTTAGTTGAGATGGTActtatccttatcaaaataagtaCGACTACTGTgacaagtattaaatttttctttcaaatgcTTATTCCAAAGTTGTTTCATAACGATGGTATGAatgcttatcaaaataaagtagGTTAAAGAAACATTGTACCGTATATTACTattgctcccgtgcgaagccggggcgggtcgctagtttttatataaacaagttACGAAAAAAATTTTACTCACAGAAAAAGGAGACATTTGGTTGAACTGCTGCGAAGATCCCTGTGTAAGACGGATATAGTTTGAACACCATACAACAATTGCATCcttcaatattacaaatactGATAAAATGACTTTAATATTTCTCTCACCTCTACGTACTCGTCGAGAATACGAAACGACTCGGGACTAAGAACAGACTTCAACAACAGACGGCCATTTTCATATCCTTCGGACTTGGTCTCATAGATGTATGATTGGTACTCTCTCTCACACTCCAGCTTCTGCATCTCCTTGCGGTACAGATCGATCCTATAATGTTGTATTGCTCATTATAGTAACAGCCACACACTCACTAAAATATACGTATTAGTGTGATTTTactatttctatattaaatagCTACCTTCAGCCAATTTTACAGGCGTTCAACGCGACCGCATAAATCTCTAAGGGCGTAAGAACGGTAAAGTGTTGCCGACTAGAGCGTCGTATAGAAAATGaggtaaataatgaaaacactGTTGACATGCATTACAAACtccattgtaaaaaaaaaacatattaatgatACATTGAACGttcaatcatttaatttactGGATGTGCATCAATAGTGGTGATAAAGTATTATTTCGCACAGCTTTGTAATTTTGTTCATTCTGCGGTTTGTGCCCATATACTTTAATGTTATTTCTACTAGTATTGCAGTAACGGCGATCTCATTTGACATTTACAGTGTCTGATGTTCTCTTATTAGATGAAACTGTATATATTTGTAATGCAAgcatttatgaaatatattaaacatattacaTACTGAATGCTATAAATTCGCTTCTCGAAATATATTGCTATCGGTGTCAGAACGCACTTCGCTTAAAACACTCGCCGATTCATGACCATTCTCTTTTACTTCTCATATTAAGACtcgaatatttttatcgataggAATTTCATGCGTACAAATATAGTGATGAATCTTTTCGTGTCAAACCTGAGTTCCCGCTGGACACAGCTTTCGCAGAGTCTTTCAAGTTTGGAGCTCTCCAGTTTTCTCGCTTTGCTTGGCCCGGCTGAGAACAAAGTCAATAAGCGCCAAGCAAATAACATTAGCTATTCTAACTTGTATCAAAACGAGCACAATACATAAGACATAACTCAGGCAGCACTTATTCAAAGTGGATAtttgaacataatttaaaaccatatttaGTTCATGAAACAggaaaaagaagtattttatttcgtgttttAGATCCGAAAATGCccaagtaaacaaatatttcataatttatttagttaactCGGTTAATCTTTGCATGTTCTCTGTTAATTAGAATTACTAAGTATATAGCtatgtaagttttatttaaccttttacTAGAAATGTTCAAATATTCGctttatgttaaatataaatgttgccatttctttttcaaatcgACTGTTAGTAAAATTAAGTAtcatatcaattaaaaatagtttgttcAATGGTTTCTATTAAATTAGGTACTATGCAATGGCAAATAGCAATAGGCTTGCCCCTATTCCATGGAATATAATGTTGTAACAGAAAGGCTATACATCACCCCATCTCAGTTGCCTCTTTAACACAGtcaaattgaagtaaaaaaagGTGTATCATATAAATGTATCTGATGAATCAAAAGATAGTTTCTAACTGCTCAATTATAGCATGaaaggtttatttaattattactcaAGCGATGGAATGTTTAATAAGTGGTCCCAGTAACACCACAATATTTTGAGACTTCATTAATGTTTCAGATACAGCAGCGTATGCTTaacaaatattgattaaattattatttaaataacataaaatagtttaaataaggttaagcatttatatttttaacttttcacaaagttttatcaatttgtCATGAGAGTTATATGTTTTGCTAGGTCTGATTaatttttaacttgaaaaatataTCCCACTGCCTGGTTTGACTGATTGGAAGATTACTTATCACCGAAACAGTTATATGTTTCGGTGATATAGTCACGGAAAGACGTCACAATATAACTTACAAAAGGGAAAACAAAATCTGTGTAACACATATTTAAATGAACGACTATCATATTTAAACGTTATActaatatcttttatttttatattttattttaaactgcgGTTTTAGACAAGCAGTCACACCAagaaatttatctttttaataccTAAACGAATGGAGTACTTGAGTTTGTTATTTATGACTGTGGgtgatttatatttctttaatttgacGATCTACACGGTTATCGAAGATTCCTTACTGTGGAACTGCATTTGAAATTACACGCAATGGCAATAAGGTTTCTTAATTAATGACTTGTTCTGCCAAAAGCCGAAATGTGTGGAAGTCTTTTGATTAgaaacaaaactaatataaagACTCGCTAATTGACCCGTACATGCAAAATGCTATTATAAAGTACATGACATAACATTATAGTTTTcttgtacgtattttttctttgatatcaATAAATCATGAACGATGAAATCGAGACATGCACTACTTTATCCAATTTCGCGCgctgtattttattaaagagctggtttaaatattttgtttaagctTAAGCGCGTTTTCAGCCAACTAGGTTTTTTTCAGGCCTTTCTACCAACATTTTAAGAAAATGGCATTTTCATGTTCAAGAGACAAAGTCGAATTGATTTATTAGTATACAATTGGTAGACGTATTTTAGAGTCGTCAGTTTATTAAGTGTAACCGTTGTTCATTACAGGCAGTCAATAATATGACTAGGCCAATAgctaatcaaataaaatctttaaacatCCGAACTGTATTAGCTTTGAAAGTAACTAATAAAGTTAGTGTGAATTATagttacaattataaaaaataataaattaaagtaaaacgtaattgaaaaagaaaaaggtgCAAATAATACATCTGCTGTAtgcgtcttttgtttttttattataatatatagtaaTTTCACAAAtctagtcatttatttttaaatatttcattatagcTAGTTAGTAGTATCTATAGATATATAATCCGTAATTCGCCGAAGTCGTACATAATTAATGAATACGTAATAGCCCTGACGTAcaacaaaaaatcttcaaaatttaattcaaataaacgaCTACAAGACTTTCAGCCATCTGGTTTAACATTGTGTTCAACATCTGGCCGGTTGATTCTTAGCCTTTTATAGAAATGCTGGCGTTTCGTGATTGGGCTGCATGGCAGAGGCTAAGACCTAGGTGATTCAACCAGATGGCTGCAGCATTTATAACaccacacaataaaaaaatgtctactTGGTTTCAAATATACAAGTCTTTGTAACTTAAATAACATCAATCACACCAGTATTTGTCagtagttaaattttaataggaacaACCAATTATTCAACTGTTTGAATACtctaaaaacttaatttaaataatacgtGGTATGtatcactaaaataaaatcttaccaGCTTTGGAATATACACCTAAATCTATAGTCAATTTATGGGACCACTTATAAACAAAACCATGTGTCAGTCAATCCAATTAGTCTTATTCCACAGTATTCGCGCATGCTAACATTGCTTATTCTATATGCAACTGATTTTCGCTGAGCATTGTTtcgatttttattcttttaattcgTTTGTACCTTTTCGACGgcaaattaatatcataaaaataatttttgcgATATTTACCCTCAGAAGATTCAGCCGGACGTTTTACCACAacactttttttagttttaggtgCGACTGTTGACAGTGGTGGAGGAGGCCTGCTGGCATCAAACCtgagaaatttaaattaatcattttat encodes the following:
- the LOC113507991 gene encoding protein diaphanous homolog 1-like, which produces MSSNSEQNGRQPPLSQQSAPPSDPRLRNASSSDPQRICRDYVWGICGKGTQCKFRHEFDVESMKNILKFCHDYQNRTGCARPDCTYLHTTREEENLFLTTGQIPRALAERHAAMFSAPMNVFVNEYLGQAPPPPPPPPQPAAAPVVAPSCATAAPPPPHPYVTAQPPPPPAPLRPLLAPPPPPPPPPPPPTTATVPAQMTPPVFTAPAPFNSPAMYAATQPPPPLPMFDASRPPPPLSTVAPKTKKSVVVKRPAESSEAGPSKARKLESSKLERLCESCVQRELRIDLYRKEMQKLECEREYQSYIYETKSEGYENGRLLLKSVLSPESFRILDEYVEGSSQQFNQMSPFSATSTVPRQFLLQLMDCVFNNSRSLLDSPPVPSVGMDELSLLQSLTALTRRSEPINDAPTDVIQAVLGVLRNSTTLSSYRSPSAEARSSESLGERRGASSSGAMNGLSHFLNGQKAEGATAGPARYGGACSAIRAFPTASAAPPPAAPPPAPPAPLPAPAAPSPAAPAPPAAPAQRPAVRPTGPAGPTYLPYQPPPSRPYYPQQYPSSFSHMPNVNTPYNSTARGPAPHAPQRPAAAAQPPAPPPPNYNLYGAGRYPSQPHYYPPFQ